One Engystomops pustulosus chromosome 7, aEngPut4.maternal, whole genome shotgun sequence DNA window includes the following coding sequences:
- the TRAPPC2L gene encoding trafficking protein particle complex subunit 2-like protein, whose product MAVCVAVIAKENYPLYIRSIPTENQLKFHYTVHTSLDVVDEKISAMGKALVDQRELYLGLLYPTEDYKVYGYVTNSKVKFVMVVDSSNTALRDNEIRSMFRKLHNSYTDVMCNPFYNPGDPIQSRAFDNTVTSMMVAAC is encoded by the exons ATGGCGGTGTGTGTGGCTGTCATCGCTAAGGAG AATTACCCCCTCTATATCCGCAGCATTCCCACTGAGAACCAGCTGAAGTTTCATTACACAGTGCACACCTCCCTGGATGTGGTGGATGAGAAGATTTCAGCCATGGGGAAGGCCCTTGTGGATCAAAGAGAACTCTACTTGGGACTTCTATATCCCACAGAAGACTACAAAGT ATATGGGTATGTCACAAACTCAAAAGTCAAGTTTGTTATGGTAGTGGACTCCTCAAACACAGCTCTTCGTGACAATGAGATACGCAGC ATGTTCCGGAAGCTTCATAACTCCTATACAGATGTGATGTGTAATCCATTCTATAACCCAGGAGACCCTATTCAATCACG GGCATTTGACAACACGGTCACATCTATGATGGTAGCGGCATGCTGA